In the Purpureocillium takamizusanense chromosome 5, complete sequence genome, one interval contains:
- a CDS encoding uncharacterized protein (SECRETED:SignalP(1-17~SECRETED:cutsite=GLA-SP~SECRETED:prob=0.8218)), with the protein MKFALFASALFAAAGLASPVDKHLILYTYESGQDFVDRDFQVRSIIKAATGTEDWICTRALPPTCYPP; encoded by the exons ATGAAGttcgccctcttcgccaGCGCTCTcttcgcggccgccggcctcgccagcccCGTCGACAAGCAC CTGATCTTATATACCTATGAGTCTGGTCAGGACTTTGTTGACCGTGACTTCCAGGTCCGCAG TATCATTAAGGCGGCCACGGGTACGGAGGACTGGATCTGCACCCGAGCCTTGCCCCCGACCTGCTACCCTCCGTAA
- a CDS encoding uncharacterized protein (COG:S~EggNog:ENOG503P683), whose protein sequence is MPLPDAETEVRASSEAAENFTDRYYHALNTLAKLDSFYINSSSKYTIPADISINGKVLSTPAEYLTLLEGQGQGVRYEIESLDAHVINPSTGYGAPENIHDNPKVERTGGRMSVVVTTMGRVQFGKARDSPQKMFNETFVLVPNWDAMTRNPPRGLQKWLIMSQNFRAL, encoded by the exons ATGCCGCTTCCCGACGCCGAAACGGAGGTGAGGGCCTCCAGCGAAG CTGCGGAAAACTTCACGGATCGGTATTATCATGCGCTAAACACCCTCGCCAAGCTGGACTCGTTCTACATCAACTCGTCGTCAAAATACACCATTCCCGCCGACATCTCTATCAACGGCAAGGtgctgtcgacgccggctGAGTACCTCACCCTGTTggagggccagggccagggcgtGCGGTACGAGATAGAGTCTCTGGACGCCCACGTCATAAATCCTTCCACTGGCTACGGTGCGCCAGAGAACATTCACGATAATCCCAAAGTGGAGAGGACCGGAGGGCGGATGAGCGTCGTTGTCACCACCATGGGTAGGGTCCAATTTGGCAAGGCTCGAGATTCGCCGCAAAAGATGTTTAACGAGACGTTTGTGCTCGTCCCAAACTGGGACGCCATGACGAGGAACCCTCCACGCGGCCTGCAGAAATGGTTGATCATGTCACAAAACTTTCGAGCTCTATGA
- a CDS encoding uncharacterized protein (EggNog:ENOG503P3Q7~COG:G): MKINSQTAVSTSRVLLVPYEKHHVHTYHSWMQDPSIQEATASEPLSLDEEYENQVSWREAHDKLTFIVCEPPAPALGAAAAAVRDHGARAESMRGDINFFLYADEEEEQQHDGGEDDDENGRAEAPSGRCAGETGARRGTRWVVGEVDVMIADEGHRGRGFGRGAVRALLVYLRRNMRGILAEYAGGGEHGRACPPSSSSSTAHTRRSEDDAFGDDDGDDDDGEQQGAPVRLRGLMAKIKEGNAGSRALFAGLGFTQRGEVNYFGEVTVVMGWEEAARRAAVWEGGEAYGEVDLW, encoded by the exons atgAAGATAAACAGCCAAACAG CCGTCTCGACGAGCAGGGTGCTACTCGTGCCTTACGAGAAACATCATGTTCACACATACCACAGCTGGATGCAGGATCCC AGCATACAAGAGGCCACCGCCTCAGAACCGCTAAGCCTAGACGAAGAGTACGAGAACCAAGTGTCGTGGCGGGAGGCGCACGACAAGCTCACTTTTATCGTGTGcgagccgccggcaccggcgcttggcgcagcagcagcagcggtgaGGGACCACGGCGCGAGAGCGGAGAGTATGAGGGGCGACATCAACTTTTTCCTCTACGcggatgaggaggaagagcagcagcatgacgggggtgaggacgacgacgagaacgggcgggcggaggcgccgtcggggcggtgtgccggcgagacgggcgcgcggcgggggACGAGGTGGGTGGTCGGCGAGGTGGACGTCATGATCGCGGACGAGGGCCATCGCGGACGGGGATTCGGCAGGGGAGCGgtgcgcgcgctgctcgtgtACCTGCGGCGCAACATGCGCGGCATTCTCGCCGAGTacgcggggggcggcgaaCACGGACGGGCATGtcccccctcgtcgtctaGCTCGACCGCGCACACGCGGCGAAGCGAAGACGATGCCtttggtgatgatgatggtgatgatgatgatggtgaaCAGCAAGGCGCTCCAGTGCGGCTACGCGGCCTGatggccaagatcaaggagggCAACGCGGGCAGTCGGGCGCTGTTCGCGGGGCTGGGGTTCACGCAGCGCGGGGAGGTGAATTACTTTGGGGAggtgacggtggtgatgggctgggaggaggcggcgaggagggcggcggtgtggGAGGGCGGGGAAGCGTATGGCGAGGTTGATTTGTGGTAG
- a CDS encoding uncharacterized protein (EggNog:ENOG503P3DG~COG:S), producing the protein MAPSVNAIITHHDWSPDGIEKVSARKVPNNIEIVEPDPSWPQRYELLKARIEAALPPSTILHIAHAGSTSVPGLPAKDVVDIDVEVPDPADEDAYVPALEAAGWHFRTREPAWHQHRFFSCYDPQANLHVFGPDCPEVVRHRVFRDWLAKSPEDRDLYAREKRRAAGEAVAAGERLAAYNLRKEPVIREILQRAFRDAGYIQ; encoded by the coding sequence ATGGCACCCTccgtcaacgccatcatcacgcaCCACGACTGGAGCCCCGACGGCATCGAAAAGGTGTCCGCCCGCAAGGTGCCCAATAACATTGAGATTGTCGAGCCGGACCCCTCCTGGCCGCAGCGCTACGAGCTCCTCAAGGCGCGCATCGAGGCGGCCCTCCCGCCGTCCACGATCCTGCACATCGCGCACGCGGGCTCCACGTCGGTGCCGGGCCTCCCCGCcaaggacgtcgtcgacatcgacgtcgaggtgcccgacccggccgacgaggacgcctaCGTgccggcgctcgaggccgccgggtGGCACTTTCGCACGCGCGAGCCCGCTTGGCACCAGCACCGCTTCTTCAGCTGCTACGACCCGCAGGCCAACCTGCACGTCTTCGGGCCCGACTGCCCGGAGGTGGTGCGCCACCGCGTCTTCCGCGACTGGCTGGCCAAGAGCCCCGAGGACAGGGACTTGTATGCGCGCGagaagcggcgggcggccggggaggcggtcgcggcgggcgagaggcTCGCGGCGTATAACCTGCGCAAGGAGCCGGTCATTCGGGAGATTCTGCAGCGGGCGTTTCGCGATGCCGGGTATATCCAGTAG
- a CDS encoding uncharacterized protein (EggNog:ENOG503P7YD): protein MARAAAPHIWINGFPGVGKLAVARELQRLMPGSVLIDNHQLIDVVDLPRDHPDYTAQRERVRLEAFDKWVHPQTDSQSACGDIAEQLRQTVIFTDCLSDDAIGVAWAQGHQAAANKAGRPFLPIYLICSRDENLKRVVNPERTRGGRKKLVDIDIMTRFLDKLSIYRFPALGVEINTTSLEPPAAAREIVRALEERVQR from the exons ATGgccagagcagcagccccccaCATATGGATCAATGGCTTCCCCGGCGTGGgcaagctcgccgtcgccagggaGCTCCAGCGCCTGATGCCGGGATccgtcctcatcgacaaccaccagctcatcgacgtcgTGGACCTCCCTCGCGATCACCCCGACTACACCGCCCAGCGGGAACGCGTGCGGCTCGAGGCGTTTGACAAGTGGGTGCATCCGCAGACGGACAGTCAAAGCGCCTGCGGAGATATCGCTGAGCAACTACGCCAGACCGTTATATTCACcg ACTGCCTGTCtgacgacgccatcgggGTCGCGTGGGCTCAAGGTCACCAAGCCGCCGCGAACAAGGCCGGCCGTCCATTTCTCCCCATTTACCTCATTTGCTCGCGCGACGAGAATCTCAAGCGTGTCGTCAACCCTGAGCGTACACGGGGCGGCCGaaagaagctcgtcgacatAGACATCATGACTCGCTTCCTAGACAAACTCTCCATCTACAGATTTccggcgctcggcgtcgagatcaacaccaccagcttggagccgccggccgctgccaGGGAAATTGTCCGCGCTTTGGAGGAACGCGTTCAGCGATGA
- the HAT1_2 gene encoding Histone acetyltransferase (BUSCO:EOG09263Z41~COG:B~EggNog:ENOG503NWPI) — translation MPPKQKGGAKANNPEPQAPRPVIETVQDRSRVRFYQTNPVEKRFEEVGLPGLTPAEKKTYVHSRLLQPVAQHKVPLTNKTEREFWKQVTKEALPVRRLAKSYNWGADRSGRDFGSYKLEEFQQRSLKQARLTALDILHRGFLAKRDLAQRQGLNLDTEDIENEKKRRNEMAALKRELYGEIPGPLANDPEWDDVIPIPQNEPEDALAKIAYPDDYAEAVSYLRAVMAVEECSPRCLRLTELVISMNPAHYTVWLYRFKIVSTLKLSVPEEIQWLNEVALNNLKNYQIWHHRQLLLDYYYPTIASDEDAVKKLGRSETEFIATILAEDTKNYHVWSYRQYLAEKLGLWTPSELGTTQSMIEDDVRNNSAWAHRFFLVFSDPKVSTPDLPPTSHDPKVPDSIIDRELAYAKEKILLAPQNQSGWNYLRGVLAKGGRPVVDVSDFAEQFVTGLGQDDEQVQSSHALDLLADVFKDKGDKDKAKLCLQRLREKWDPVREGYWKYRVAEMDKSTV, via the exons ATGCCGCCCAAGCAGAAGGGCGGTGCCAAGGCCAACAATCCCGAGCCTCAAG CCCCCAGGCCCGTCATCGAGACCGTCCAGGACCGATCGCGCGTGCGCTTCTACCAGACCAACCCCGTCGAAAAGCGCTTCGAGGAAGTTGGCTTGCCCGGCCTGACCCCAGCCGAGAAGAAGACATACGTCCATTCGCGGCTTCTGCAGCCTGTCGCGCAGCACAAGGTCCCGTTGACAAACAAGACCGAGCGCGAGTTCTGGAAGCAGGTTACCAAGGAGGCTCTCCctgtccgccgcctcgcgaaGAGCTACAACTGGGGCGCAGACCGTAGTGGACGAGACTTTGGGTCGTACAAACTTGAGGAGTTCCAGCAGCGTAGCCTCAAGCAAGCTCGGCTGACGGCTCTCGACATCCTGCACCGCGGCTTTCTCGCAAAGAGAGACCTTGCACAGCGCCAAGGACTGAACTTGGACACCGAGGACATTGAGaacgagaagaagaggcgAAACGAGATGGCAGCTCTGAAGCGAGAACTCTACGGCGAAATTCCCGGGCCGCTGGCCAACGACCCTGAGTGGGATGACGTGATTCCCATACCCCAGAATGAACCAGAGGATGCCTTGGCCAAGATTGCCTATCCCGATGATTATGCGGAGG CCGTTTCATAcctccgcgccgtcatggcggtTGAGGAATGCTCTCCTCGGTGTTTGCGGCTGACAGAGCTCGTCATATCCATGAACCCTGCGCACTACACTGTCTGGCTCTACCGCTTCAAGATCGTATCCACCCTGAAGCTGTCGGTGCCAGAGGAGATTCAGTGGCTGAATGAGGTCGCCTTGAACAACCTTAAGAACTACCAGATCTGGCATCACCGACAGCTGCTCTTGGATTATTACTATCCGACAATTGCCTCTGACGAGGATGCAGTCAAGAAACTGGGCAGGTCTGAGACAGAGTTCATCGCCACGATTCTCGCAGAGGACACCAAGAATTACCATGTCTGGTCCTACCGGCAGTACTTGGCCGAGAAGTTGGGTCTATGGACGCCGAGCGAGCTAGGCACCACGCAGAGCATGATTGAGGACGATGTTCGCAACAACTCGGCATGGGCGCatcgcttcttcttggtgtTTTCGGACCCCAAGGTGTCCACCCCAGATCTTCCACCAACGTCTCACGACCCCAAGGTACCCGATTCGATCATCGACAGAGAACTCGCCTACGCGAAAGAGAAGATTCTCCTGGCTCCGCAGAACCAATCAGGTTGGAACTACTTGCGGGGTGTCCTCGCCAAGGGAGGTCGCCCTGTCGTCGATGTGAGTGACTTTGCGGAGCAGTTCGTCACAGGACTTGGCCAGGACGACGAACAGGTCCAGAGCTCGCATGCCCTGGACCTCTTGGCGGACGTgttcaaggacaagggcgacaaggacaaggcgaAGCTGTGCCTGCAGAGGCTTCGGGAGAAATGGGATCCCGTGCGGGAGGGATACTGGAAGTACCGGGTGGCCGAGATGGACAAGTCCACGGTGTAG
- the MSM1 gene encoding Methionine--tRNA ligase (COG:J~EggNog:ENOG503NWSF~BUSCO:EOG09263NXM) — MGPFGVRALRGMRPSRPRLPTRLGWICPSCEPPRGRQWRWSSSESSPATTAKPYYITTPIFYVNAAPHIGHLYCMVLTDVLKRWQQINGREAVLCTGTDEHGMKIQRAAAKEGMQPKEFCDINSNKFRELAASANISNDFFIRTTDNEHKEAVRHFWLQLKHGLPEKLGLYKGSHEGWYCVSDECFYPENMVHPSIVPQTGKKIMVSVETDNEVEWVKEETWFFPLTKYRERLLKFYDENPGWITPAPRMNEVRNWVENQLEDLSITRPVSRLSWGIRDPDDSNQTIYVWVDALINYLTKAGYGAKWYSSSDDMGLWPADLQVIGKDILRFHAIYWPALLMALDLPLPKGLLCHNHWLMSNRKMSKSLGNVVNPFFAVQRWDVDPLRYFLMRNGSFSKDMSYSNDLIGSAYAKDLQANIGNLFYRIARPKVTAKWSTKEAVETFRKGDFQSMESDDRDAVDERFSSLNIHLDMVTTAFSKEMDSYDTGAAIREIFNLLRETNRYITDTEPWNLVKNPEPESRVLLNWVIFNSAEALRIAGILLQPIMPTKATELLNELGVRPDRRTVQYAYKGKDDEYGTEAKPGSDKERMKKWDTIFPPTPSGTDSDAEVMKQLKTMLQSKTKNKMNQMAELLAMEARMGEDAVTKLLAETHAANEKLSESK, encoded by the exons ATGGGGCCGTTCGGCGTGCGCGCCCTTCGCGGCATGCGGCCATCCAGGCCGCGCCTCCCTACGCGCCTCGGATGGATTTGTCCGAGTTGCGAGCCACCTCGAGGTCGCCAATGGCGCTGGAGCAGCTCCGAGAGTTCGCCTGCGACGACCGCGAAGCCATACTACATCACCACGCCGATTTTCTACGTCAATGCCG CACCACATATAGGACACCTGTACTGTATGGTTCTGACCGACGTGCTCAAGCGGTGGCAGCAGATCAATGGCCGAGAAGCAGTCCTGTGTACCGGCACCGACGAGCATGGCATGAAGATTCAGCGAGCGGCAGCCAAGGAGGGCATGCAACCGAAAGAATTCTGCGACATCAATTCGAACAAGTTCCGAGAATTagcggcgtcggccaacATCTCCAACGACTTCTTCATCCGGACGACCGACAACGAGCACAAGGAGGCCGTTAGGCATTTCTGGCTGCAGCTGAAGCACGGCTTGCCAGAGAAGCTCGGGCTTTACAAGGGAAGTCACGAGGGTTGGTACTGCGTCAGCGACGAGTGTTTTTATCCCGAAAACATGGTCCATCCCAGTATCGTTCCCCAGACTGGCAAGAAAATCATGGTCAGCGTGGAGACGGACAACGAGGTGGAATGGGTCAAGGAGGAGACTTGGTTCTTCCCGTTGACCAAGTACAGGGAGCGACTGCTCAAGTTCTACGACGAGAACCCCGGGTGGATCACCCCAGCACCCAGGATGAACGAAGTGCGCAACTGGGTAGAAAACCAGCTGGAGGATCTGTCCATCACACGCCCAGTGTCACGGCTAAGCTGGGGCATACGCGACCCAGACGATAGCAACCAGACCATTTATGTCTGGGTCGACGCGCTGATCAACTACCTGACAAAGGCAGGCTATGGCGCCAAGTGGTATTCCTCCAGCGACGACATGGGTCTCTGGCCAGCGGACCTGCAAGTCATCGGCAAGGACATCCTGCGCTTTCACGCCATTTACTGGCCCGCGCTTCTGATGGCTCTTGACCTACCGCTACCAAAGGGGCTGCTGTGCCACAATCACTGGCTCATGTCGAACCGCAAAATGTCCAAGTCACTGGGCAACGTCGTGAACCCGTTCTTTGCTGTCCAGCGCTGGGATGTCGACCCCTTGCGATACTTTCTCATGCGCAATGGCAGCTTCAGCAAGGACATGAGCTACTCCAACGACCTGATCGGCTCCGCCTACGCCAAGGACCTGCAGGCCAACATTGGCAACCTCTTCTACCGCATAGCACGCCCCAAAGTTACGGCAAAGTGGTCTACGAAAGAGGCCGTTGAAACGTTTCGCAAAGGAGATTTTCAATCCATGGAGAGCGATGATCGAGATGCTGTTGATGAGCGGTTTTCCAGTCTAAACATCCATCTCGACATGGTAACTACGGCATTTTCCAAGGAGATGGATAGCTACGATACAGGCGCAGCTATCCGGGAAATCTTCAATCTCTTGCGCGAG ACGAACCGCTATATCACCGACACGGAGCCGTGGAACTTGGTGAAGAACCCCGAGCCCGAATCGCGCGTGCTCTTGAACTGGGTCATATTTAACAGCGCTGAGGCGCTGCGGATTGCAGGCATTTTGCTTCAGCCCATCATGCCAACCAAGGCTacggagctgctcaacgaGCTGGGGGTGAGGCCTGATCGACGCACAGTGCAGTACGCATACAAGGGCAAAGACGACGAATACGGCACGGAAGCGAAGCCTGGCAGCGACAAAGAACGGATGAAGAAATGGGACACCATCttcccgccgacgcccagcgGGACCGACTCGGATGCGGAGGTGATGAAGCAATTGAAGACCATGCTGCAGTCCAAGACAAAGAACAAGATGAATCAAATGGCCGAACTACTAGCCATGGAGGCCCGAATGGGAGAGGACGCAGTCACGAAGCTCCTTGCGGAGACGCACGCAGCGAACGAGAAGCTCAGCGAGTCAAAGTAA
- a CDS encoding uncharacterized protein (COG:J~EggNog:ENOG503P6VG): MMQSLTRLARPLLSKPLSSARTFTTLSPLRPSLTPLRRPTALTSFTPAPTLATPTTGAATADLVPAGAVSSHPALGGALQMRFGPRNTMNGHTRLVQKRRHGFLYRMKSKTGRRILLRRRLKGRRNVGW; encoded by the exons ATGATGCAGTCTCTCACCCGCCTGGCGCGGCCACTGCTCAGCAAGCCCCTCTCCTCTGCCAG GACATTCACCACCCTCTCGCCGCTCCGCCCGTCACTCAcacctctccgccgccctaCCGCCCTCACGAGCTTCACCCCCGCGCCCACGCTCGCCACCCCAACAAccggcgccgcgaccgccgaccTGgtccccgccggcgccgtctcgtcgcacccggcgctgggcggcgcgctgcagaTGCGCTTCGGCCCGCGCAACACGATGAACGGACATACACGCCTGGTGCAgaagcggcggcacggcTTTCTCTACCGCATGAAGAGCAAGACGGGGCGGAGAATTCTGCTGCGGAGGCGTCtcaaggggaggaggaatgtggggtggtga
- a CDS encoding Protein N-terminal methyltransferase (COG:S~BUSCO:EOG09262SWJ~EggNog:ENOG503NX0G) yields the protein MGDTQGSRNQKPTAPDGLINTQAGRQYWEGTQADVNGMLGGIPSLKGFGSLSRIDLQGSRTFLARLGIGTKGGRKPVTNALEGGAGIGRITEGLLLHLAEHVDVVEPIAKFTEALKGKPGVRDIFNVGLEEWRPNDGAEYDLIWTQWCLGHLTDEQMVEYLKLCKTVLKPGSGVIVIKENLSTTDVDVFDDEDSSVTRQDATFRHIFEEAGLKLVRTDLQRGFPEMPPVTLLPVRMYALKP from the exons ATGGGCGACACACAGGGATCCAGGAATCAGAAGCCAACGGCACCAGATGGTCTCATCAACACCCAAGCCGGGAGGCAGTACTGGGAGGGCACCCAAGCCGACGTCAACGGCATGCTCGGTGGCATCCCTTCCCTGAAAGGCTTTGGCTCTCTCTCAAGAATCGACCTTCAAGGCTCCCGCACGTTCCTCGCCAGGTTGGGCATCGGGACCAAGGGCGGCCGCAAACCTGTGACGAACGCTCTCGAGGGCGGTGCGGG CATCGGCAGAATCACTGAAGGGCTGCTACTTCACCTTgccgagcacgtcgacgtggtcgagCCTATAGCCAAATTCACAGAAGCACTCAAAGGCAAGCCCGGCGTGCGGGACATCTTCAACGTCGGACTGGAGGAGTGGAGGCCCAATGACGGAGCGGAATACGACCTGATCTGGACGCAATGGTGCCTGGGCCACCTCACTGACGAGCAGATGGTGGAGTATCTGAAGCTCTGCAAGACGGTTCTCAAACCGGGGTCCGgggtcatcgtcatcaaGGAGAACCTCAGCACcaccgacgtcgacgtctttgacgacgaggatagTAGTGTTACGAG ACAAGATGCGACATTTCGGCACATTTTTGAGGAGGCCGGCCTGAAGCTCGTGAGGACGGACCTTCAGCGTGGCTTCCCAGAAATGCCCCCGGTCACGCTGCTTCCCGTCAGGATGTACGCACTTAAGCCCTGA
- the HAT1_2 gene encoding Histone acetyltransferase (BUSCO:EOG09263Z41~COG:B~EggNog:ENOG503NWPI), with translation MPNPTLFQTEATTFVSTVPQSTRRASKPLWWVPHGYRARRENGGVAQNNANFLPSAATTPPPSTTSKAPTMPPKQKGGAKANNPEPQAPRPVIETVQDRSRVRFYQTNPVEKRFEEVGLPGLTPAEKKTYVHSRLLQPVAQHKVPLTNKTEREFWKQVTKEALPVRRLAKSYNWGADRSGRDFGSYKLEEFQQRSLKQARLTALDILHRGFLAKRDLAQRQGLNLDTEDIENEKKRRNEMAALKRELYGEIPGPLANDPEWDDVIPIPQNEPEDALAKIAYPDDYAEAVSYLRAVMAVEECSPRCLRLTELVISMNPAHYTVWLYRFKIVSTLKLSVPEEIQWLNEVALNNLKNYQIWHHRQLLLDYYYPTIASDEDAVKKLGRSETEFIATILAEDTKNYHVWSYRQYLAEKLGLWTPSELGTTQSMIEDDVRNNSAWAHRFFLVFSDPKVSTPDLPPTSHDPKVPDSIIDRELAYAKEKILLAPQNQSGWNYLRGVLAKGGRPVVDVSDFAEQFVTGLGQDDEQVQSSHALDLLADVFKDKGDKDKAKLCLQRLREKWDPVREGYWKYRVAEMDKSTV, from the exons ATGCCAAACCCGACTTTATTTCAGACCGAGGCGACAACGTTCGTTTCCACTGTGCCGCaatcgacgaggcgggcatcCAAACCACTTTGGTGGGTGCCACATGGCTACCGCGCTCGGCGCGAAAATGGCGGGGTCGCGCAGAACAATGCCAACTTCCTCCCTTCAGCAGCTACCACCCCCCCAccatccaccacctccaAGGCTCCGACCATGCCGCCCAAGCAGAAGGGCGGTGCCAAGGCCAACAATCCCGAGCCTCAAG CCCCCAGGCCCGTCATCGAGACCGTCCAGGACCGATCGCGCGTGCGCTTCTACCAGACCAACCCCGTCGAAAAGCGCTTCGAGGAAGTTGGCTTGCCCGGCCTGACCCCAGCCGAGAAGAAGACATACGTCCATTCGCGGCTTCTGCAGCCTGTCGCGCAGCACAAGGTCCCGTTGACAAACAAGACCGAGCGCGAGTTCTGGAAGCAGGTTACCAAGGAGGCTCTCCctgtccgccgcctcgcgaaGAGCTACAACTGGGGCGCAGACCGTAGTGGACGAGACTTTGGGTCGTACAAACTTGAGGAGTTCCAGCAGCGTAGCCTCAAGCAAGCTCGGCTGACGGCTCTCGACATCCTGCACCGCGGCTTTCTCGCAAAGAGAGACCTTGCACAGCGCCAAGGACTGAACTTGGACACCGAGGACATTGAGaacgagaagaagaggcgAAACGAGATGGCAGCTCTGAAGCGAGAACTCTACGGCGAAATTCCCGGGCCGCTGGCCAACGACCCTGAGTGGGATGACGTGATTCCCATACCCCAGAATGAACCAGAGGATGCCTTGGCCAAGATTGCCTATCCCGATGATTATGCGGAGG CCGTTTCATAcctccgcgccgtcatggcggtTGAGGAATGCTCTCCTCGGTGTTTGCGGCTGACAGAGCTCGTCATATCCATGAACCCTGCGCACTACACTGTCTGGCTCTACCGCTTCAAGATCGTATCCACCCTGAAGCTGTCGGTGCCAGAGGAGATTCAGTGGCTGAATGAGGTCGCCTTGAACAACCTTAAGAACTACCAGATCTGGCATCACCGACAGCTGCTCTTGGATTATTACTATCCGACAATTGCCTCTGACGAGGATGCAGTCAAGAAACTGGGCAGGTCTGAGACAGAGTTCATCGCCACGATTCTCGCAGAGGACACCAAGAATTACCATGTCTGGTCCTACCGGCAGTACTTGGCCGAGAAGTTGGGTCTATGGACGCCGAGCGAGCTAGGCACCACGCAGAGCATGATTGAGGACGATGTTCGCAACAACTCGGCATGGGCGCatcgcttcttcttggtgtTTTCGGACCCCAAGGTGTCCACCCCAGATCTTCCACCAACGTCTCACGACCCCAAGGTACCCGATTCGATCATCGACAGAGAACTCGCCTACGCGAAAGAGAAGATTCTCCTGGCTCCGCAGAACCAATCAGGTTGGAACTACTTGCGGGGTGTCCTCGCCAAGGGAGGTCGCCCTGTCGTCGATGTGAGTGACTTTGCGGAGCAGTTCGTCACAGGACTTGGCCAGGACGACGAACAGGTCCAGAGCTCGCATGCCCTGGACCTCTTGGCGGACGTgttcaaggacaagggcgacaaggacaaggcgaAGCTGTGCCTGCAGAGGCTTCGGGAGAAATGGGATCCCGTGCGGGAGGGATACTGGAAGTACCGGGTGGCCGAGATGGACAAGTCCACGGTGTAG
- a CDS encoding uncharacterized protein (COG:S~EggNog:ENOG503P3EK), whose amino-acid sequence MAELQMTCHCGNVKHALTGAADASDIELCHCYGCRHSTGQLYASYYEVDRDSTLPLLASPALSRYDSAGPQRGDSGGAARDAATALYFCSTCGCHVFRTTAGPEETRVEVATGTLTDGNELSAAKFASHARADETRDGGLTKWLVELPISKHAEKSVRHYSSAKLVHKALRPHDTLDASCLCGGVALRITRPNASSLEPCSGFADMIIPFHTGDPDIKNPADVKWWLRESGTKYMAGLCACQTCRLVSGFELQSWAFVPRTNIEYRARVDGHADDGWKVLDFEALRATGTLRGYESSPGVMREFCGGCGATVFWHDRWRPELIDVSAGLLQDDDGEGDGVRAEGWLSWWMDRVSFAEDVVLGRHGVPRERARWLVESIEKNMRTEGGRKQGG is encoded by the coding sequence ATGGCTGAGCTGCAGATGACGTGCCATTGTGGCAACGTCAAGCACGCCCTTACCGGGGCGGCAGATGCGAGCGACATTGAGTTGTGCCACTGCTACGGCTGCCGGCACTCGACCGGGCAGCTCTACGCATCATACTACGAAGTCGACCGGGACAGcacgctgccgctgttggcAAGTCCAGCGCTCTCGAGATACGACTCAGCCGGGCCGCAACGAGGGGATTCAGGAGGGGCGGCCCGTGATGCAGCTACTGCGCTGTACTTTTGCTCGACGTGCGGGTGCCATGTCTTTCGGACCACAGCTGGCCCCGAAGAGACGAGGGTTGAGGTTGCAACGGGGACACTTACTGACGGCAACGAGCTGTCGGCAGCCAAGTTTGCGTCCCATGCCCGTGCTGATGAGACTCGTGACGGCGGCTTGACAAAGTGGCTTGTCGAGTTGCCCATCTCCAAACATGCCGAGAAGAGCGTGAGGCATTACTCTTCGGCCAAGCTCGTGCACAAGGCACTCCGACCCCACGACACACTCGACGCGTCGTgtctctgcggcggcgtggctcTGCGCATCACCCGCCCCAACGCCTCAAGCCTCGAGCCCTGTTCTGGGTTCGCCGACATGATAATCCCCTTTCACACGGGCGATCCGGACATCAAGAACCCAGCGGACGTCAAGTGGTGGCTGCGCGAGAGCGGCACCAAGTACATGGCCGGGCTGTGTGCGTGCCAAACGTGCCGACTCGTGTCGGGCTTTGAGCTGCAGTCCTGGGCGTTCGTCCCGCGGACCAACATCGAGTATCGCGCCCGCGTGGACGGacatgccgacgacggctggaAGGTCCTCGACTttgaggcgctgcgggcTACGGGTACGCTGCGCGGGTACGAGTCCTCGCCGGGGGTGATGCGCGAGttctgcggcggctgcggcgcgacggTGTTTTGGCACGACCGCTGGCGGCCGGAGCTGATTGACGTGAGCGCGGGGTTgctgcaggacgacgacggcgagggggaCGGCGTCAGGGCCGAGGGATGGCTGAGCTGGTGGATGGATAGGGTGAGCTTTGCAGAGGACGTGGTGCTGGGCCGTCACGGCGTGCCGAGGGAGAGGGCCAGGTGGCTGGTGGAGAGCATCGAAAAGAACATGAGAACAGAGGGAGGAAGGAAGCAGggaggatga